The genomic window CATAACCAGCATGCCCTTCCAGGTCACTTTGCCCCCCTTCCCCGTCACGGAAAGCGGGCAGTTTACCAACTCCCGAATAGGACATTTTAACTTTGCACGAATAGGACATTATCGTATTGCGATTACATCCCCGAGAGGCCGCCTGAGGGGCCGCCGCCCGGCGCGCATGCCCCCCTCATGCGCAACGCCCCCGGTACCGTGCGTGGACCGCGCAGGCGCCCTCGCCGGAGACCATGCAGGGGCCCACGGGGCTCGACGGCGTGCAGCGCCCCCCGAACAGGAGGCACTCCTCCGGCTCCTTCGCCCCCGCCAGCACGTCGCCGCATGCGCACCCGGCGGGCTCGGGGACGTCGGGGATTTCCCCCTCGAGCAACGCCTCCGCGTCGAACGCCGCGTACTCGTCCCGGAGGCCGAGCCCGCTCGACCGGATGGCGCCGAGCCCGCGCCAGATCGAATCCCGCGGGACGAACACCTCCCGGATCGCCGCCACGGCCGCCTCGTTCCCGCGCGCGGAAACGAACCGCGAATAGCCGTTGCGGATCTCCGCCTTCCTCCCGGCGATCATCTCCAGGAGCATGAGGATCCCCCGGAGCAGATCCGCCGCCTCGAAACCGGTGACGACGCCCGGCACACCGTGCCGCTCGGCCAGGAAGCGGAAGGCGTCGGCGCCGAGCACCGCGCTCACGTGCCCGGGAAGGATGAGCCCGTCCAGGCGGGCCCCCGGACGGCCGAGGATGGCGTCAAGCGCGGGGGGGAGCAGTTTGAACGCCGGGAGGAGGAACAGGTTCCTCGCCCCCCGCGCCCGCGCCCTCCGCACGACGGAGGCGAAGAGGGGGATCGTGGTCTCGAATCCGACCCCGAAGATCACCGTCTTCAGGGCCGGCTCGCCTGCGGCGTATTCGAGCGCGTCGAGCGGGCTGTACATCGACCGCACCCGGGCGCCGCGGAAAGCCCGTGCGTCCTCCAGGGAACCGTCGAGGCCGGAGACCCGGAGCATGTCGTTGAAGCAGAAGAGGACGATCCCCGGCGTGCACGCCAGGCGGACCGCCTTCTCGACCTCGCGTCCCGGCGTGACGCAGACCGGGCAACCCGGGCCCGAGACGATGCGGAGGGACGGGGGCAGGGCGCCGCGCACCCCCGTGGCGAAGAGGGCGGCCGTGTGCGTGCCGCACACCTCCATCAGGGAGGCCGGCGCGGCGCGCGCGCGCAGCCGGTCGAGCAGCGCGCGGGCGGCCGCGCCGCCCCGGAGGCGCTCAAAAAGTTCCGGCAAGCTCCCTGAGGAGTTCGACGGTGGCATGCGCCTCTTCCCT from Chlamydiota bacterium includes these protein-coding regions:
- the hypD gene encoding hydrogenase formation protein HypD — its product is MPPSNSSGSLPELFERLRGGAAARALLDRLRARAAPASLMEVCGTHTAALFATGVRGALPPSLRIVSGPGCPVCVTPGREVEKAVRLACTPGIVLFCFNDMLRVSGLDGSLEDARAFRGARVRSMYSPLDALEYAAGEPALKTVIFGVGFETTIPLFASVVRRARARGARNLFLLPAFKLLPPALDAILGRPGARLDGLILPGHVSAVLGADAFRFLAERHGVPGVVTGFEAADLLRGILMLLEMIAGRKAEIRNGYSRFVSARGNEAAVAAIREVFVPRDSIWRGLGAIRSSGLGLRDEYAAFDAEALLEGEIPDVPEPAGCACGDVLAGAKEPEECLLFGGRCTPSSPVGPCMVSGEGACAVHARYRGRCA